One part of the Gemmatimonadaceae bacterium genome encodes these proteins:
- a CDS encoding stomatin-like protein: MVGLIATGIVVVFVGSIIARCVKVIGQAEVIVIERWGRFDRVGRSGLNILIPGMERPRTIDVRFVETDPSGTKRITSGSTARIDLREQVLSFPSQPVITKDNVTIDIDAVLYYRIADPQKAAYAIQNLPFALETLTRTTLRNIVGDIELDQTLASRDMINKRMREVIEEASIGWGVDVTRVELQAIEPPRDIQQSMELQMRAERERRAAVTNAEASKRAAILEAEGVQQAQVSRAQGEMEAAVLRAKGLAEARLAMAEAEAQAIQKITQSLPPGEAAMYMLGMKYLEALPQVTAGKGSTIFLPAEAAGVMGALGGMRELLARQGANRDEPPSPRAPGALGSPPAIPPKTGR; the protein is encoded by the coding sequence ATGGTCGGTTTGATAGCCACAGGAATCGTCGTCGTTTTCGTCGGCTCGATAATCGCGCGATGCGTGAAAGTGATCGGGCAAGCCGAGGTGATAGTGATCGAGCGTTGGGGTCGTTTCGACCGAGTGGGTCGTTCGGGGCTCAACATCTTGATTCCGGGAATGGAGCGGCCGCGCACGATCGACGTGCGCTTCGTCGAGACGGACCCGAGTGGAACGAAACGCATCACGTCGGGGTCGACCGCGCGCATCGATCTGAGGGAACAAGTCCTCAGTTTTCCGAGCCAGCCCGTCATCACGAAGGACAACGTCACGATCGACATCGACGCCGTCCTCTACTATCGGATCGCCGATCCGCAGAAAGCGGCGTACGCGATTCAGAACCTCCCCTTCGCGCTCGAGACGCTCACTCGCACGACGCTGCGCAACATCGTCGGCGACATCGAACTCGACCAGACGCTCGCGAGCCGCGACATGATCAACAAAAGGATGCGCGAGGTGATCGAGGAAGCGTCGATCGGGTGGGGCGTCGACGTCACCCGCGTCGAGCTGCAAGCGATCGAGCCGCCGCGCGACATCCAGCAATCGATGGAGCTCCAGATGCGCGCCGAGCGCGAGCGTCGCGCGGCCGTCACGAACGCCGAAGCGTCGAAGCGCGCCGCGATCCTCGAGGCCGAAGGCGTGCAGCAGGCTCAGGTCAGCCGAGCGCAAGGTGAAATGGAGGCCGCCGTGCTCCGCGCGAAGGGACTCGCCGAAGCGCGGCTCGCGATGGCCGAAGCCGAGGCGCAGGCGATCCAGAAGATCACGCAGTCGCTGCCGCCCGGCGAAGCCGCGATGTACATGCTCGGGATGAAGTATTTGGAAGCACTCCCGCAGGTCACCGCGGGCAAAGGCTCGACGATCTTTCTGCCGGCGGAAGCGGCCGGCGTCATGGGTGCGCTCGGGGGCATGCGCGAGCTGCTCGCGCGTCAGGGCGCCAACAGGGACGAGCCGCCGTCGCCGCGCGCACCGGGCGCCCTCGGAAGTCCGCCCGCGATTCCGCCCAAGACGGGACGGTGA
- a CDS encoding FAD-dependent oxidoreductase, translating into MSDAIVVGAGIVGAACADALARDGWRVTVLEEEFAASGTTAAGMGHIVVMDDSPEQLALTAYSDRLWRELGLDSDRRSEVERCGTLWVAEDETQLAALAAKRDAYAGAGIATEVLDARDLSRAEPTLRRGLAGALRVPADSVVYPPGAALELLRRAKGLGAVLREGVQVTELGAGFVRTENGDTLNADVIVNAAGARAAHLTPGLPIVPRKGHLAITDRTSSVSRHQLVELGYLTSAHSMTTESVAFNLQPRKTGQMLIGSSRELVGWDASINRAVLRRMLARAVDFVPSLASLSIIRCWTGFRPATPDKLPLIGSWDPIPGVWVAAGHEGLGITTSLATAAVLADLVAGRRPAIAADAFSPNRSSDPHEAQVPA; encoded by the coding sequence TTGTCCGACGCGATCGTCGTCGGCGCGGGAATCGTCGGTGCCGCGTGCGCCGACGCGCTCGCGCGCGACGGATGGCGCGTGACCGTGCTCGAGGAAGAGTTCGCCGCATCCGGCACGACGGCCGCGGGCATGGGGCACATCGTCGTGATGGACGACTCCCCCGAGCAACTCGCGCTCACCGCCTACTCCGATCGGCTGTGGCGCGAGCTCGGCCTCGACTCGGACCGCCGGTCCGAAGTCGAGCGGTGCGGCACGCTGTGGGTCGCCGAAGACGAGACGCAACTCGCGGCGCTCGCCGCGAAGCGGGATGCGTATGCTGGAGCGGGCATCGCCACGGAAGTTCTCGACGCGCGCGACCTCTCGCGTGCCGAACCGACGTTGCGGCGCGGACTCGCGGGCGCGCTCCGCGTTCCGGCGGATTCCGTCGTCTATCCGCCCGGCGCGGCGCTCGAGCTGCTTCGTCGAGCGAAAGGACTCGGCGCCGTGCTTCGCGAAGGCGTACAGGTGACCGAGCTCGGCGCGGGCTTCGTACGAACGGAGAACGGCGACACGCTGAACGCCGACGTGATCGTCAACGCGGCCGGCGCACGCGCGGCGCACCTCACGCCGGGACTGCCGATCGTGCCGCGCAAAGGCCACCTCGCCATCACCGACCGCACGTCGTCGGTCTCGCGGCATCAACTCGTCGAGCTTGGCTATCTCACCAGCGCGCACTCCATGACGACCGAATCGGTCGCCTTCAATCTCCAGCCGCGCAAGACAGGACAAATGTTGATCGGATCCTCGCGCGAGCTTGTCGGCTGGGACGCGTCGATCAACCGCGCCGTGCTCCGAAGAATGCTGGCTCGCGCGGTGGATTTCGTTCCGAGTCTCGCGAGTCTATCGATCATCCGCTGTTGGACGGGTTTTCGTCCAGCGACTCCGGACAAGCTTCCATTGATCGGTTCGTGGGACCCGATCCCCGGCGTGTGGGTCGCCGCCGGACACGAGGGCCTCGGCATCACCACATCGCTGGCGACGGCCGCCGTTCTCGCGGACCTCGTCGCCGGCCGCCGGCCGGCGATCGCCGCGGATGCGTTCTCGCCGAATCGCTCGAGCGACCCGCACGAAGCGCAGGTGCCGGCGTGA
- a CDS encoding FAD-dependent oxidoreductase codes for MIRAECDVLVIGGGPAGIAAASRAAELGARALLVDEGLAPGGQIWRESRGGRRGGAARRWIARLARSGAAIRSSTSVVDVDSVGGRFLVVADSQGELVSIDAGAIVLATGARELFLPFPGWTLPNIFGVGGGQALMKSGMPVRGRRVVVAGTGPLVLAVAASFASHGARVRAVAEQAPLARVAKFAAALWRAPSRAGQALALRASLGATRYFTGTWVSRADGDSRVRSVTLTDGRHTRAIECDILCTALGLLPNVELARFLGCRVRSSGVQADALQATSVDSVFCAGEPTGIGGVDLSLVEGEIAGGAAVGATPSRRLTAARERLRREADLLASTFALRPDVFALANDDTIVCRCEDVRFGDLDRSWSFRQAKLYTRIGMGPCQGRVCAAAVECLWGWPREVPRPPIQPTRVAALLGAHDASLT; via the coding sequence ATGATCCGCGCGGAGTGCGACGTGCTGGTCATCGGCGGAGGACCGGCGGGCATCGCGGCCGCGTCCCGCGCCGCGGAGCTCGGCGCGCGCGCGCTGCTCGTCGACGAGGGGCTCGCACCCGGCGGACAGATTTGGCGCGAAAGCCGCGGCGGCCGTCGCGGAGGCGCGGCACGACGATGGATCGCTCGTCTCGCGAGGAGCGGCGCCGCAATCAGGAGCTCGACGAGCGTCGTCGATGTCGATTCGGTCGGCGGTCGTTTTCTGGTCGTCGCGGACTCACAGGGTGAGCTGGTCTCGATCGACGCCGGCGCGATCGTTCTCGCGACCGGCGCTCGCGAGCTTTTTCTCCCGTTTCCCGGCTGGACCCTGCCGAACATATTCGGCGTCGGTGGCGGCCAGGCTCTCATGAAGTCCGGCATGCCGGTCCGCGGACGACGCGTCGTCGTCGCCGGCACGGGGCCGCTGGTGCTCGCCGTCGCCGCCTCGTTCGCGTCGCACGGCGCGCGTGTGCGAGCCGTCGCCGAACAAGCCCCATTGGCACGCGTCGCGAAGTTCGCCGCCGCGCTCTGGCGCGCACCGAGCCGCGCAGGGCAGGCGCTGGCGTTGAGAGCCAGCCTTGGCGCTACGCGCTATTTCACTGGAACGTGGGTGTCGCGTGCCGACGGAGACTCGCGCGTCCGATCGGTGACGCTCACCGACGGACGCCACACGCGCGCGATCGAGTGCGACATTTTGTGCACCGCGTTGGGGCTTCTTCCAAACGTCGAGCTCGCACGCTTTCTCGGTTGCAGGGTCCGATCCAGCGGCGTTCAGGCCGACGCGCTCCAGGCGACGAGCGTCGACTCGGTCTTTTGCGCCGGGGAGCCTACGGGAATCGGTGGCGTAGATCTGTCGCTCGTCGAGGGCGAAATCGCCGGCGGTGCGGCCGTCGGCGCGACGCCGAGCCGTCGTCTTACGGCGGCTCGCGAACGCCTGCGTCGTGAGGCGGATTTACTGGCGTCAACGTTCGCCCTGCGGCCGGACGTATTCGCACTAGCCAACGACGACACTATTGTATGCCGTTGCGAGGACGTACGCTTCGGCGACCTCGATCGCTCGTGGAGTTTCCGCCAGGCCAAGCTGTACACTCGAATCGGCATGGGCCCGTGCCAGGGCCGAGTCTGCGCCGCGGCAGTAGAATGTCTCTGGGGCTGGCCGCGCGAAGTTCCCCGTCCGCCGATTCAGCCAACTCGCGTCGCGGCTCTCCTCGGCGCGCACGACGCGAGTCTCACTTGA
- a CDS encoding aldehyde dehydrogenase family protein has protein sequence MTAPARLRHFIGGEWRASDSDRWIADVNPSNAEDVVAQVPAGTNDDVDLAVRSASSSLAAWRGLTGPARAELLYKWADAIGSRSDALAQLVTREVGKPIGESRGEVGRCVTILRYYAGEAVRTIGDVIPAQTAGSLQFTLRRPLGVVALITPWNFPVAIPLWKAAPALAFGNTVVLKPAESSSQSAVFLAECAAAAGIPKGVFNVLLGAGDVVGSRLVDADDVQAVSFTGSGKIGATVAVAAARRNIRYQTEMGGKNVAIVMHDADLDLAASLTAAGAMRYAGQKCTATSRVVVAREVEGDFLDRLRSRIAALPLGPVTDPASAIGPVISAAARDSIRRVLDGTNAERVYVGDVPSTSDFAGGYFVAPTVVRNAPADSDLAKREIFGPVLASFSADDLDHAIALANDTVYGLSASLFTRDLRSALRYVDQIAVGMVRVNGDTTGVDPHAPFGGVKGSSSGSREQGPAAREFYTEIKTVQLNA, from the coding sequence GTGACCGCGCCGGCCAGGCTCCGCCACTTCATCGGCGGGGAGTGGCGCGCGAGCGACTCGGACCGCTGGATCGCCGACGTCAATCCCTCGAACGCCGAGGATGTCGTCGCGCAAGTTCCCGCGGGCACCAACGACGACGTCGACCTTGCCGTGCGATCGGCGTCGTCGTCGTTGGCCGCGTGGCGCGGGCTCACTGGTCCCGCGCGCGCGGAGCTGCTCTACAAATGGGCCGACGCCATCGGCTCGCGCTCCGACGCGCTCGCGCAGCTGGTCACGCGCGAGGTAGGGAAGCCGATCGGCGAGTCCCGCGGTGAAGTCGGGCGGTGCGTGACGATTCTCCGCTATTACGCGGGCGAAGCCGTGCGCACGATCGGTGACGTGATCCCCGCGCAAACCGCGGGCTCGCTGCAGTTCACGCTTCGACGTCCGCTGGGTGTCGTCGCGCTCATCACGCCGTGGAATTTTCCGGTGGCGATCCCGCTCTGGAAAGCGGCGCCGGCGCTCGCCTTCGGCAACACGGTCGTGCTCAAGCCGGCGGAATCGTCGTCGCAGTCGGCCGTGTTCCTGGCCGAATGCGCCGCCGCCGCCGGCATTCCCAAGGGAGTGTTCAACGTCTTGCTCGGCGCGGGGGACGTCGTCGGCTCTCGGCTCGTCGACGCGGACGACGTGCAGGCGGTGAGCTTCACCGGCTCGGGAAAGATCGGCGCCACGGTCGCCGTCGCCGCGGCCCGTCGGAACATTCGCTATCAGACCGAGATGGGCGGGAAGAACGTCGCGATCGTCATGCATGACGCCGATCTCGACCTCGCCGCGTCGCTCACCGCCGCCGGCGCGATGCGCTACGCCGGGCAGAAATGTACGGCGACGAGCCGCGTCGTCGTCGCGCGCGAAGTGGAAGGCGATTTCCTCGATCGGTTGCGAAGCCGCATTGCCGCGCTCCCCCTTGGCCCGGTCACCGACCCGGCGTCGGCGATCGGCCCGGTGATCAGCGCCGCGGCGCGTGACTCGATCCGCCGCGTGCTCGATGGAACGAACGCCGAGCGCGTATACGTCGGCGATGTTCCCTCGACCAGCGACTTCGCCGGCGGCTATTTCGTCGCGCCGACCGTAGTCCGAAACGCGCCGGCCGACTCCGATCTCGCGAAGCGGGAGATCTTCGGTCCCGTTCTCGCGAGCTTTTCGGCCGACGACCTCGATCACGCGATCGCGCTCGCCAACGACACGGTCTATGGACTCAGCGCGTCGCTCTTCACGCGCGACCTGCGCAGCGCGCTCCGCTACGTCGACCAGATCGCGGTCGGCATGGTCCGCGTGAACGGGGACACGACTGGCGTCGATCCGCACGCGCCGTTCGGCGGCGTGAAAGGATCCAGTTCGGGAAGCCGCGAGCAAGGTCCGGCCGCGCGCGAGTTCTACACCGAGATCAAGACTGTTCAGCTCAATGCCTGA
- a CDS encoding plastocyanin/azurin family copper-binding protein produces the protein MRMWRLSLAAIGIVLVAACGGGSSDTTTTGPGNNTPPGGGNNNNNPNTVTLVDSSFNPANITVKAGQTVTWQWSSCTDTTGGYGGGYPCVTHQIQFDDGSGVVSPKQDQGTFNRTFSGTGTFKYHCLIHGSYMSGQVVVQ, from the coding sequence ATGCGAATGTGGCGACTCTCGCTCGCGGCCATCGGCATCGTGCTCGTGGCAGCGTGCGGCGGCGGCAGCAGCGATACCACGACGACCGGTCCGGGCAACAATACGCCGCCCGGCGGCGGCAACAACAACAACAATCCGAACACCGTCACGCTCGTCGACTCGAGCTTCAACCCGGCGAACATCACGGTCAAAGCCGGCCAGACGGTAACCTGGCAGTGGTCATCGTGCACTGACACGACTGGCGGCTACGGCGGCGGCTATCCGTGCGTCACGCACCAGATCCAGTTCGATGACGGAAGCGGCGTGGTTTCGCCGAAGCAGGACCAGGGCACCTTCAATCGCACGTTCAGCGGGACCGGCACGTTCAAGTATCACTGCCTCATTCACGGCAGCTACATGTCCGGGCAGGTCGTGGTCCAGTAG
- a CDS encoding CPXCG motif-containing cysteine-rich protein encodes MRFAFDPEPGDFDLERDFPLGDGTADTEGEVSCPYCGESIAVSIDPGGGQHQDYVEDCQVCCQPWRVSVDYDSEGHATITATPTDD; translated from the coding sequence ATGCGGTTTGCTTTTGATCCGGAACCCGGCGACTTCGATCTCGAGCGTGACTTTCCGCTCGGCGATGGCACCGCCGACACCGAAGGCGAGGTGTCGTGCCCGTACTGCGGCGAGTCCATCGCCGTGAGCATCGATCCCGGCGGCGGGCAACACCAGGACTACGTCGAGGATTGTCAGGTCTGCTGCCAACCGTGGCGCGTGAGCGTCGACTACGACTCCGAGGGCCACGCCACGATAACGGCGACGCCGACGGACGACTGA
- a CDS encoding proline racemase family protein, with the protein MPDRSGDALVLRVVDSHTEGEPTRVIVDGWPQPTGATMAERRADLRRNADHLRRGVVCEPRGHAAIVGALLTPPVTPGAQAGIVFFNNETYLGMCGHGLIGVVRTLQHLGRLSPGVARFDTPVGAVSADLNDDGSVTIENVASKAHALDVAIDVPGCGRVVGDVAYGGNWFFITHVPAKLDTSNVDELLRLTRAMQGAIDAQRPAGGVPIDHIELSGPPHDSESDARNFVLCSGGEYDRSPCGTGTSAVMAARHQRGSLAFEQQWRQESITGGRFTGWLTPGKDGELIPHIRGRAFITGDSTLRFDPADPFQFGIGG; encoded by the coding sequence ATGCCTGATCGATCGGGCGACGCCCTCGTGCTGCGCGTCGTGGACTCCCACACCGAAGGCGAGCCGACGCGTGTGATCGTCGACGGGTGGCCGCAGCCGACCGGCGCGACGATGGCCGAGCGACGCGCCGATTTGCGTCGCAACGCCGACCACTTGCGGCGCGGCGTCGTCTGCGAGCCGCGCGGCCACGCGGCGATCGTCGGCGCGTTGCTCACACCGCCGGTCACACCGGGCGCACAAGCCGGCATCGTCTTCTTCAATAACGAGACCTACCTCGGTATGTGCGGCCACGGGCTGATCGGCGTGGTGCGCACGCTTCAGCATCTCGGACGGCTGTCGCCGGGCGTCGCGCGATTCGACACGCCCGTGGGCGCGGTGTCCGCGGACCTGAACGACGACGGGTCCGTGACGATCGAGAACGTGGCCTCGAAAGCCCACGCCCTCGACGTCGCGATCGACGTTCCCGGATGCGGCCGTGTGGTCGGCGACGTCGCCTATGGCGGAAACTGGTTCTTCATCACGCACGTGCCCGCAAAGCTCGACACGTCCAACGTAGACGAGCTGCTGCGCCTGACGCGCGCGATGCAGGGCGCGATCGACGCGCAGCGGCCGGCCGGCGGTGTTCCCATCGACCACATCGAGCTGTCCGGCCCCCCGCACGATTCAGAGTCCGATGCGCGCAACTTCGTGCTCTGTTCCGGCGGCGAATACGATCGTTCGCCTTGCGGCACCGGAACCTCGGCCGTGATGGCGGCGCGGCACCAGCGCGGATCGCTCGCCTTCGAGCAACAGTGGCGGCAGGAGAGCATCACGGGCGGTCGCTTCACCGGTTGGCTCACGCCGGGCAAAGACGGCGAACTGATTCCGCACATTCGCGGTCGCGCGTTCATCACCGGCGATTCGACCCTTCGATTCGACCCGGCCGATCCGTTCCAATTCGGCATAGGCGGCTGA
- a CDS encoding sulfite exporter TauE/SafE family protein, whose translation MDFVTRVRNADPIALLIAVMGVFTLVYLVMFIRAMVRDARSGGSVRSPLLVWPVSFVANFFDTLGVGSYATTTAMVRFFKLIPDEKIPGSLNVGYVLPTVTEAFLFIYGFRGLITVEPVQVDPRTLISLIAAAILGAWLGAGVVSSWPRRKIQVGMGLCLLAAAIIMVVRMTVFHSLTVGTTSLEGARWIIGMGGLFILGALMTLGIGLYAPCLILISALGMTEKSAFPIMMGACAFLMPVAVVRFIRARAYHTPAMIGMAIAGIPAVVLAVKGVGNLPMNYVKVLVICVVTYTAISMLRAAQRERDLASAATAAEAGAQPTA comes from the coding sequence ATGGACTTCGTCACACGTGTTCGTAACGCCGACCCGATCGCTCTGCTGATCGCCGTGATGGGCGTCTTCACGCTCGTGTATCTGGTGATGTTCATTCGCGCGATGGTGCGCGATGCGCGCAGCGGCGGGTCAGTCCGGTCGCCGCTCCTCGTGTGGCCGGTCAGCTTCGTGGCAAACTTCTTTGACACGCTCGGCGTCGGGTCGTATGCCACCACCACGGCGATGGTGCGCTTCTTCAAGTTGATTCCCGACGAGAAGATTCCGGGCTCGCTGAACGTCGGCTACGTGCTCCCGACCGTTACGGAAGCATTCCTCTTCATCTATGGATTCCGCGGCCTGATCACGGTCGAACCCGTGCAGGTCGATCCGCGAACGCTCATCTCGCTGATCGCAGCCGCAATTCTCGGCGCATGGCTCGGCGCGGGAGTCGTGTCCTCGTGGCCGCGGCGCAAGATCCAAGTCGGCATGGGCCTCTGCCTCCTCGCCGCGGCGATCATCATGGTCGTGCGGATGACGGTGTTTCATTCGCTGACGGTTGGCACGACGAGCCTCGAGGGTGCCCGGTGGATAATCGGCATGGGCGGCCTGTTCATTCTGGGCGCGCTGATGACCCTCGGCATCGGCCTCTACGCGCCGTGTTTGATTCTCATCTCCGCCCTCGGCATGACGGAGAAGTCGGCGTTTCCGATCATGATGGGCGCATGCGCGTTCCTGATGCCCGTCGCCGTAGTGCGATTCATTCGCGCGCGTGCCTACCATACGCCGGCGATGATCGGCATGGCGATCGCCGGTATTCCGGCGGTGGTGCTCGCCGTGAAAGGGGTCGGGAATCTTCCGATGAACTACGTCAAGGTGCTGGTCATCTGCGTCGTGACGTATACGGCGATCAGCATGCTGCGCGCGGCGCAACGCGAGCGCGATCTCGCAAGCGCGGCGACCGCGGCCGAGGCCGGAGCACAGCCGACAGCCTGA
- a CDS encoding MGMT family protein, producing the protein MSGRGNYARIYAVVRRVPTGRVTTYGSVARIAGLAGHARQVGYALAALPNGTTVPWHRVINAQGRLSLERDGRSSGTTQRIRLVREGVVVDASGRVSLTKFGWRIAKAR; encoded by the coding sequence GTGAGTGGTCGCGGGAACTACGCGCGGATCTACGCGGTCGTCCGCCGTGTTCCGACCGGACGTGTCACGACATACGGTAGCGTTGCCCGCATCGCCGGACTCGCCGGCCATGCGCGTCAGGTAGGCTACGCCCTCGCGGCTCTGCCGAACGGCACGACGGTGCCCTGGCACCGCGTGATCAACGCTCAAGGGCGCCTCAGCCTCGAGCGCGACGGCAGAAGCTCCGGCACCACGCAGCGCATTCGACTCGTGCGCGAAGGCGTCGTCGTCGACGCGAGCGGCCGCGTGTCGCTCACGAAATTCGGCTGGCGCATCGCCAAAGCGCGCTGA
- a CDS encoding GntR family transcriptional regulator, with the protein MTTPIRRQTVASMTVEALRERILRGDFPDGEPLRQDALADELGVSRIPVREALRQLEAEGLVSFSPHRGAVVSTLSLDEIDELFELRADIEGDLLRRAIPLMTDEQFDRAVEVLDAFEDALAAGEASRWGPLNWHFHAALYAPAKRNFTMNVLQKLHQHSDRYFRMQVLLAGGGQTASQEHRAIATAVRKGDVKVATQLMRSHILGAGQSLLELLHAQRNGSATPASVPVVVANADR; encoded by the coding sequence GTGACAACCCCCATTCGGCGGCAGACGGTCGCCAGCATGACCGTCGAGGCGCTCCGGGAGCGCATTCTCCGCGGCGACTTCCCCGATGGTGAGCCCCTTCGCCAGGATGCCCTCGCTGACGAGCTCGGAGTAAGCCGCATCCCCGTGCGCGAAGCCCTGCGCCAGCTCGAGGCCGAAGGGCTGGTCAGCTTCAGCCCCCACCGCGGCGCAGTCGTCTCCACGCTCTCGCTCGACGAGATCGATGAACTGTTCGAGCTGCGTGCCGATATCGAAGGCGATTTGCTTCGCCGAGCCATTCCACTCATGACCGACGAGCAGTTCGATCGCGCCGTCGAGGTTCTCGACGCGTTCGAGGATGCCCTGGCCGCCGGTGAAGCCTCGCGTTGGGGCCCGCTCAACTGGCACTTTCACGCGGCGCTCTACGCTCCGGCGAAGCGCAACTTCACAATGAACGTGTTGCAGAAGCTGCATCAGCACAGCGACCGGTACTTCCGTATGCAGGTGCTGCTCGCGGGCGGCGGCCAGACGGCGAGCCAGGAGCATCGCGCCATCGCGACGGCGGTGCGCAAAGGCGACGTGAAAGTGGCGACGCAGCTCATGCGCTCGCACATCCTCGGCGCCGGCCAATCGTTGCTCGAGTTGCTCCATGCGCAGCGCAACGGGTCGGCTACGCCCGCGTCGGTACCGGTCGTCGTCGCCAACGCCGACCGGTGA
- a CDS encoding dihydrodipicolinate synthase family protein, whose product MEQRDWQGVFPAITTPFGDGLAVDHSRLATHVRWLIDSGCRGIVALGSLGEAATLRFEEKVSILETCRKALGTDVPLVGGIAGLATAECVALAERAAAVGCDGLMVLPPYVYQGDWRETKAHYDAIIDATPLSCMLYNNPIAYGTDVSPAQMIELSEHANLHAVKESSGDVRRVTAIHETLGDRLVIFAGMDDAILESIPMGASGWVAGLVNALPVESVRVFELARDGRFDEARALYEWFLPLLRLDTVPKFVQLIKLVQTEVGQGNAAVRPPRLELVGAELAEVTALIRERLACRPKLDEPRRARSGALASSIA is encoded by the coding sequence ATGGAGCAGCGCGACTGGCAGGGCGTATTTCCCGCGATCACGACCCCGTTCGGGGATGGATTGGCGGTCGATCATTCCCGCCTCGCCACACACGTGCGTTGGCTGATCGATTCGGGATGCCGGGGCATCGTCGCGCTCGGATCGCTCGGTGAAGCCGCGACGCTTCGGTTCGAGGAGAAGGTCAGCATTCTCGAAACCTGCAGAAAAGCGCTTGGCACGGACGTGCCTCTCGTCGGCGGAATCGCCGGTCTCGCAACCGCCGAGTGTGTCGCGCTGGCCGAACGTGCGGCGGCCGTCGGATGCGACGGACTGATGGTGCTGCCTCCATATGTGTACCAGGGCGACTGGCGCGAGACCAAGGCGCATTATGACGCGATCATCGACGCGACGCCGCTTTCGTGCATGCTGTACAACAACCCCATCGCGTACGGCACCGACGTGTCTCCAGCGCAGATGATCGAGCTCTCGGAGCACGCGAATCTCCACGCCGTGAAGGAGTCGAGCGGCGACGTTCGCCGCGTCACCGCGATCCACGAAACGCTCGGCGACCGCCTCGTGATCTTCGCCGGAATGGACGACGCCATTCTCGAGTCGATTCCGATGGGCGCGAGCGGATGGGTCGCCGGCCTCGTGAACGCGTTGCCAGTCGAATCGGTGCGCGTCTTCGAGCTCGCGCGCGACGGCCGTTTCGACGAAGCTCGCGCGTTGTACGAGTGGTTCCTCCCGCTGCTGCGTCTCGACACCGTTCCGAAGTTCGTTCAGCTCATCAAGCTCGTACAGACGGAAGTCGGGCAGGGGAATGCCGCCGTTCGTCCGCCGCGGCTCGAGCTGGTCGGCGCGGAGTTGGCCGAAGTGACCGCGCTCATTCGCGAACGTTTGGCGTGCCGTCCGAAGCTCGACGAGCCACGCCGGGCGCGGAGCGGCGCGCTCGCATCCAGCATCGCGTGA
- a CDS encoding outer membrane beta-barrel protein, translating to MRSIRSLVVAASVVAAGSLGAQTPEAGTGTTFHITPYAGYMFFGDYLKGPLGTSLTNAPGLMYGTQINMALSPNVSLVGNLGYTSSDIQIGVPFFGGVSSGLHSTMYMYDAGLEYDFGAMKNGSVPFTPFITGGVGAMRYNIEGDFLSTQATNLAGNVGLGADFVVGRGVALRLMAKDYIGQFNFQDATGLGLTGQTANNFALTAGLKFDF from the coding sequence ATGCGCAGCATTCGCAGCCTTGTCGTCGCGGCGTCGGTGGTGGCCGCGGGATCGCTCGGCGCCCAGACCCCGGAGGCGGGGACGGGCACCACGTTTCACATCACGCCCTACGCCGGATATATGTTCTTCGGTGATTATCTGAAGGGCCCGCTCGGAACGAGCCTCACGAACGCGCCTGGACTGATGTACGGCACGCAGATCAACATGGCGCTCTCGCCGAATGTCTCGCTCGTCGGCAATCTCGGGTACACGTCGTCAGACATTCAGATCGGAGTGCCCTTCTTCGGCGGCGTCAGTTCGGGACTACACAGCACGATGTACATGTACGACGCCGGCCTCGAGTACGATTTCGGGGCGATGAAGAACGGCTCTGTTCCATTCACGCCCTTCATTACCGGTGGCGTCGGCGCGATGCGCTACAACATCGAGGGAGACTTCCTCTCCACGCAGGCGACCAACCTCGCCGGCAACGTCGGGCTCGGCGCTGACTTTGTCGTCGGGCGCGGAGTGGCGCTTCGACTGATGGCGAAGGACTACATCGGACAGTTCAACTTCCAAGATGCCACGGGATTGGGACTGACCGGGCAGACGGCCAACAACTTCGCGCTGACGGCGGGGCTGAAGTTCGACTTCTGA